One window from the genome of Tachypleus tridentatus isolate NWPU-2018 chromosome 11, ASM421037v1, whole genome shotgun sequence encodes:
- the LOC143231920 gene encoding uncharacterized protein LOC143231920, whose amino-acid sequence MKLILRMVEETIHKALWPTNTSTLLLLLFLTVTPEILNLGQAIPPPEDAQFEDVKQDLKRTSPFFGLRGKKDEFDAKKSSPFFGLRGKREDFDDKRSSTFFGLRGKKDFDDKRSSTFFGLRGKKDFDDKRSSTFFGLRGKKDFDDKRSSSFFGLRGKKDFDDKRSSTFFGLRGKKDFDDKRSSSFFGLRGKREDFIEKRSSAFFGLRGKKGEFDDKRSSPFFGIKRKKRRL is encoded by the exons AATGGTTGAAGAAACGATACATAAAGCCTTATGGCCCACCAATACCTCCACTTTACTACTACTGTTGTTTCTGACTGTCACACCAGAAATCCTTAATCTAGGACAAGCTATTCCACCACCAGAAGATGCACAGTTTGAG GATGTGAAACAAGATTTAAAGCGCACGAGCCCATTTTTTGGTCTCAGAGGAAAAAAGGATGAATTTGATGCCAAAAAATCAAGTCCTTTCTTTGGTCTAAGAGGAAAAAGAGAAGATTTCGACGATAAGAGATCAAGTACTTTCTTTGGCTTAAGAGGGAAAAAGGATTTTGACGATAAAAGATCAAGTACTTTCTTTGGCTTAAGAGGGAAAAAGGATTTTGACGATAAAAGATCAAGTACTTTCTTTGGCTTAAGAGGGAAAAAGGATTTTGACGATAAAAGATCAAGTTCTTTCTTTGGCTTAAGAGGGAAAAAGGATTTTGACGATAAAAGATCAAGTACTTTCTTTGGCTTAAGAGGGAAAAAGGATTTTGACGATAAAAGATCAAGTTCTTTCTTTGGTTTAAGAGGAAAGAGAGAAGATTTCATTGAAAAACGATCTAGTGCTTTCTTTGGTTTAAGAGGGAAAAAGGGCGAATTTGACGACAAAAGAAGCAGCCCATTTTTTGGgattaagaggaaaaaaagaagaTTATGA